The proteins below are encoded in one region of Brassica napus cultivar Da-Ae chromosome A6, Da-Ae, whole genome shotgun sequence:
- the LOC106348257 gene encoding probable 6-phosphogluconolactonase 5, with protein sequence MTEARHRKWHVFQTKDELSVAMAKYTAHLSAKFCKEKGLFTVVLSGGGLIDWLCKLLEPPYKDSIEWSKWHVFWVDERVCAYEDPDSNYKLAMDGFLSKVGIPNEHIYAIDKHYAADGNAEHCAALYEECLRNLVKQDIIPLCPNGKYPQFDLQLLGMGPDGHMASLFPGHPQINVKDKWVTYITDSPKLPPRRITFTLPVINSASYNLMAVCDDHTEQCPRSIADIFKHNNLALPAAHLTAHVETMWYLDKAAASLL encoded by the exons ATGACAGAAGCTAGGCACAGGAAGTGGCATGTGTTTCAGACCAAGGATGAATTGTCGGTAGCAATGGCTAAGTACACTGCCCATCTCTCGGCCAAGTTCTGTAAGGAGAAGGGCCTTTTCACTGTTGTTCTCTCCGGCGGTGGCCTCATTGACTGGCTCTG CAAGTTATTGGAACCTCCTTACAAAGATTCAATCGAATGGTCAAAGTGGCACGTCTTTTGGGTCGATGAAAGGGTTTGTGCATATGAAGATCCAGACAGCAACTATAAACTCGCCATGGATGGTTTTCTCTCCAAG GTTGGGATTCCGAATGAGCACATCTATGCAATCGACAAACACTATGCCGCTGATGGTAACGCGGAGCACTGCGCGGCGCTCTACGAGGAGTGTTTGAGGAACCTGGTGAAGCAAGACATAATCCCACTATGTCCAAATGGCAAGTATCCTCAGTTCGATCTCCAGCTTCTAGGAATGGGTCCCGATGGCCACATGGCGTCTCTCTTCCCAGGACATCCACAGATCAATGTCAAGGACAAATGGGTCACTTACATTACTGACTCTCCAAAACTGCCACCTAGGAGAATCACATTCACTTTACCGGTCATTAACTCGGCTTCGTACAATCTTATGGCTGTTTGCGACGACCACACAGAGCAGTGTCCACGCTCCATCGCTGATATCTTTAAGCACAACAATCTCGCCTTACCTGCTGCTCATCTTACTGCCCATGTCGAAACTATGTGGTACCTTGACAAGGCAGCTGCCTCATTGCTTTAG